In one Acidimicrobium ferrooxidans DSM 10331 genomic region, the following are encoded:
- a CDS encoding single-stranded DNA-binding protein: MNQVTLIGRLISSPDLRETPSGKHVTTVRIAVQAGYHSGFFDVVLWGQAAEFATRYLTKGRLVYVAGRLNSRQWHATDASTRRTVEIVANRLQALSRKSAPAAPAA, from the coding sequence CATCGGCCGCCTCATCTCATCCCCTGATCTTCGGGAGACTCCTTCCGGGAAGCACGTCACGACCGTACGGATCGCCGTGCAGGCAGGGTATCATTCGGGCTTCTTCGACGTCGTGCTCTGGGGTCAGGCGGCCGAGTTTGCGACCCGATACCTGACGAAGGGTCGGCTCGTGTACGTGGCTGGCAGGCTTAACTCACGCCAGTGGCACGCCACCGACGCCAGCACTCGACGCACTGTCGAGATCGTCGCCAACCGACTCCAAGCGCTCTCCCGGAAGAGCGCTCCAGCAGCCCCGGCGGCATAG